One Labeo rohita strain BAU-BD-2019 chromosome 12, IGBB_LRoh.1.0, whole genome shotgun sequence genomic region harbors:
- the sh3bp1 gene encoding SH3 domain-binding protein 1 produces the protein MLKQFNILKQFGNGGKSQDATDLLSEDLVLVEQRVEPAKKAAQIIYKKLVGCLQSQQGLDSERRMKKLPLMMLSVSMAESFKDFDGDSSIRKVLEMCCFMQNFLARTLADFEMKLEKEVLVPLNKLSEEDLPEILKNKKQFAKLTTDWNNARVRSQTSTAPQAKQDGLREDVEEAWRRLESIKDQYSADLYHFATKEDEYASYFIRLLELQSEYHKASYEFLEKNITELKESHSHTEPLVSSSERKVFGEPLLSHLESCGRQIAVPIEECVSMLLRTGLREEGLFRLAAAASVVKKLKSCLDSGTVDQNEFSYDPHAVAGALKCYLRELPEPLMTFELYNDWFKAAAEKETDEKLKQLRAALQKLPTENYNNLRYLVQFLSHLSEQQAVNKMTPSNIAIVLGPNLLWPRCEGETSLLDMASASSVQVVTIIEPLIQYSKSLFPEEADFEVPELPESPSPKRPLSDPILPSPPFSSGRQSLTKTDSSASSEDLGVTVVVKSQVNRDAVVWDNIDSNPIAQPPTQNHMPSALPRYTPVQTHNQSQTKTQCSSQSEPTQELASQEPTLKIAGPYKPRRSFIQHKASNLTRGPSVSQPGSFPAAPTRVFPVPLPRSSEIKPPPLPKPETTQAPLPTLPEAGPQKKPQGRRPKVPPPQPPQALNKQLSFPAQ, from the exons ATgctaaagcagtttaacatctTAAAACAGTTTGGAAATGGGGGGAA GTCGCAGGATGCAACTGACCTTCTCTCAGAGGATCTTGTTTTG GTTGAACAACGTGTGGAGCCAGCAAAGAAAGCTGCCCAGATCATCTACAAGAAGTTGGTAGGCTGCCTGCAGAGTCAGCAGGGACTGGACTCAGAGAGACGGATG aAAAAGTTACCCCTCATGATGCTGTCTGTCAGTATGGCTGAGAGCTTTAAGGATTTTGATGGCGATTCCTCTATAAG AAAAGTTCTGGAAATGTGCTGTTTTATGCAAAATTTCTTGGCACGGACTCTGGCTGACTTTGAGATGAAGTTGGAAAAAGAAGTTCTTGTGCCTCTGAATAAGCTCAGTGAG GAGGACCTACCAGAGATCTTGAAAAACAAGAAACAGTTTGCAAAACTTACAACAGACTGGAATAATGCTCGCGTCag GTCTCAGACCAGCACAGCCCCACAGGCCAAGCAAGACGGACTAAGAGAGGATGTAGAGGAAGCCTGGAGGAGACTGGAGTCTATTAAG GATCAGTACTCTGCAGACCTCTATCATTTTGCCACTAAAGAGGATGAGTACGCCAGCTACTTCATCCGT CTTCTAGAACTGCAATCAGAATATCACAAGGCCTCATATGAATTCCTGGAGAAAAACATAACCGAGCTCAAAGAGAGTCACAGCCACACAG AGCCCCTAGTGAGTTCATCAGAGAGAAAGGTTTTCGGAGAGCCTCTGCTATCTCATCTTGAGAGTTGTGGAAGACAGATTGCTGTCCCTATTGAGGAGTGTGTCAGCATGCTGCTACGAACAGGACTCAGGGAAGAG GGTTTGTTCAGGCTAGCAGCTGCGGCATCTGTtgtaaaaaaactgaaaagctGTCTGGATTCAGGAACTGTTGATCAGAATGAGTTCAGCTATGACCCACATGCTGTGGCAG GGGCTCTTAAGTGTTACTTGAGAGAGCTGCCTGAACCGCTCATGACATTTGAGTTATATAATGACTGGTTCAAAGCAGCAGC agaaaaagAAACAGATGAAAAACTAAAGCAGTTGCGCGCAGCGTTGCAAAAACTTCCCACAGAAAACTATAACAACCTCAG ATACCTTGTACAGTTCCTGTCACATTTGTCAGAGCAGCAAGCGGTGAATAAGATGACACCCAGTAATATAGCCATAGTGCTTGGGCCTAATCTACTGTGGCCTCGCTGTGAGGG AGAGACGTCATTGCTGGACATGGCGTCTGCCTCTTCGGTACAAGTTGTGACGATCATAGAGCCGCTTATACAGTATTCCAAGAGCCTCTTTCCTGAAG AGGCTGATTTTGAGGTCCCAGAACTGCCTGAAAGCCCGTCCCCGAAAAGACCTCTTTCTGACCCCATCTTACCTTCTCCCCCTTTCTCCTCTGGTCGACAATCCCTAACAAAAACTGACAG CTCAGCATCATCTGAGGACCTTGGGGTGACAGTAGTTGTCAAATCTCAGGTGAACCGTGATGCTGTCGTGTGGGACAACATCGATTCTAATCCAATCGCTCAACCACCCACACAGAATCACATGCCTTCAGCACTTCCTCGTTACACTCCGGTACAAACCCACAACCAATCGCAGACTAAGACGCAGTGCTCCAGCCAATCAGAGCCAACTCAGGAGTTGGCTTCTCAAGAGCCCACACTGAAGATCGCGGGTCCCTATAAAC CAAGGAGGTCTTTCATTCAACACAAGGCATCAAACCTCACCAGAGGCCCTTCTGTGAGTCAGCCAGGCTCTTTCCCAGCAGCCCCGACCAGAGTGTTCCCTGTTCCTCTGCCGAGAAGCTCGGAAATAAAACCACCCCCTTTACCCAAGCCCGAAACCACCCAAGCTCCATTGCCCACGTTGCCTGAAGCAGGACCACAAAAGAAACCCCAAGGCAGAAGACCTAAAGTTCCTCCTCCACAACCACCCCAAGCACTGAACAAGCAACTCTCCTTTCCAGCTCAGTGA
- the cdc42ep1a gene encoding cdc42 effector protein 1: MNLGKFASLKGLVSHSSGKRRFKGDLTPDMISPPLGDFRHTMHVGRGGDVFGDTSFLSNHGGAGNNADGDSSSTSEKNEGFFSRTLRHVRKTPDRPRGGSKDLSPPPPPISPIIKNAISLPRLDVDSPNGCPVKVLFPSPPKTPESSTYLYGLESGFVTLPRLSRTERPAQGSSPSARPPEIHRGSLTDIPSFPCSDSISPSDSMNSFTLDLGPSLMSEVFAMIDSPVCEKADPIIEKAQSTDDNSEVDSDATTSLVDSLLREDDDGRTRLYGGEWKHSDFVNGESPKKSTLGDRMRSYSIEDHGMEPESFQRAADVLARHYGSGGLRNTNTNNSHRRGPYSYADEEEEIKV; the protein is encoded by the exons ATGAACTTGGGAAAGTTCGCTAGCCTAAAGGGCCTGGTTTCCCACTCCTCAGGAAAGCGTCGATTTAAAGGTGACCTCACCCCGGACATGATCAGCCCCCCATTGGGCGACTTCCGCCACACCATGCACGTGGGCCGTGGAGGGGATGTGTTTGGGGACACCTCGTTCCTCAGCAACCATGGTGGAGCAGGAAATAACGCGGATGGAGACTCCTCCTCCACTTCAGAGAAGAATGAGGGATTCTTCTCCCGCACTCTTCGCCATGTCCGCAAGACCCCCGACAGGCCCCGCGGCGGCTCCAAGGACCTTTCACCCCCACCTCCACCCATTTCTCCAATCATAAAGAATGCCATTTCCCTTCCCCGGCTGGACGTGGACTCACCCAACGGCTGTCCTGTGAAAGTGCTTTTCCCCAGTCCACCCAAAACACCAGAGAGCTCCACATACCTGTATG GTTTGGAGTCTGGCTTTGTGACCTTGCCGAGACTGTCTCGCACTGAGCGTCCAGCCCAGGGCAGTTCTCCCTCAGCCCGTCCGCCTGAAATCCACAGAGGCTCGCTCACGGATATCCCGTCCTTCCCATGTTCAGACTCCATCAGTCCTTCTGACTCCATGAACTCTTTCACTCTTGATCTGGGCCCTTCCCTTATGTCTGAAGTCTTTGCCATGATTGACAGCCCTGTGTGTGAAAAGGCCGATCCCATCATTGAAAAAGCACAGTCGACCGATGATAACTCTGAGGTGGACTCGGACGCAACCACGTCCTTGGTGGACTCTCTCCTGAGAGAAGACGATGACGGTAGGACGCGCTTGTATGGAGGAGAGTGGAAGCATTCAGACTTTGTAAATGGTGAGTCACCTAAAAAATCCACGTTGGGGGATCGGATGCGCTCTTACTCCATTGAGGATCACGGCATGGAGCCGGAGAGTTTCCAGAGGGCTGCTGATGTGCTGGCACGTCATTACGGGAGTGGAGGACTCAGGAATACAAACACCAACAACTCTCATAGGAGAGGACCATACAGCTATGctgatgaagaagaagaaatcaaAGTCTAA